One window of the Delphinus delphis chromosome 20, mDelDel1.2, whole genome shotgun sequence genome contains the following:
- the CEBPG gene encoding CCAAT/enhancer-binding protein gamma — protein sequence MSKVSQQNTTPGVNGISVIHTQAHASGLQQVPQLVPAGPGGGGKAVPPSKQSKKSLPVDRSSDEYRQRRERNNMAVKKSRLKSKQKAQDTLQRVNQLKEENERLEAKIKLLTKELSVLKDLFLEHAHNLADNVQPSSTENTTDSDNAGQ from the coding sequence ATGAGCAAGGTATCACAGCAGAACACTACCCCGGGCGTGAATGGAATAAGTGTCATCCATACTCAGGCTCATGCCAGCGGCTTACAGCAGGTTCCTCAGCTGGTGCCCGCCGGCCCTGGGGGCGGAGGCAAAGCTGTGCCTCCGAGCAAGCAGAGCAAAAAGAGTTTGCCCGTGGATCGCAGCAGTGACGAGTATCGCCAGCGCAGAGAGAGGAACAACATGGCGGTGAAAAAGAGCCGGTTGAAAAGCAAGCAGAAAGCGCAGGATACGCTGCAGAGAGTGAATCAGCTCAAGGAAGAGAATGAACGGTTGGAAGCAAAAATTAAATTGCTGACTAAGGAATTAAGTGTACTGAAAGATTTATTTCTTGAGCATGCACACAACCTCGCAGATAATGTGCAACCCAGTAGCACTGAAAATACGACAGATTCTGATAATGCAGGACAGTAG